A genomic stretch from Camelus ferus isolate YT-003-E chromosome 17, BCGSAC_Cfer_1.0, whole genome shotgun sequence includes:
- the MUSTN1 gene encoding musculoskeletal embryonic nuclear protein 1 isoform X1: MDLVPPIDKAGIQEAPIKKKRPPVKEEDLKGARGNLAKNQEIKSKTYQVMRECEQAGSVAPSVFSRTRTGTETVFEKPKAGPAKSVFG; the protein is encoded by the exons ATGGACCTTGTGCCACCCATTGATAAG GCTGGCATTCAGGAAGCCCCCATCAAGAAGAAACGCCCCCCTGTGAAGGAGGAAGACTTGAAGGGGGCCCGAGGGAACCTGGCCAAGAACCAGGAGATCAAGTCTAAGACCTACCAGGTCATGCGGGAGTGTG AGCAAGCTGGTTCTGTCGCCCCGTCGGTGTTCAGCCGCACCCGGACTGGCACCGAGACCGTCTTTGAGAAGCCCAAAGCCGGACCGGCCAAGAGCGTCTTTGGCTGA
- the MUSTN1 gene encoding musculoskeletal embryonic nuclear protein 1 isoform X2, with the protein MSQAGIQEAPIKKKRPPVKEEDLKGARGNLAKNQEIKSKTYQVMRECEQAGSVAPSVFSRTRTGTETVFEKPKAGPAKSVFG; encoded by the exons ATGTCCCAG GCTGGCATTCAGGAAGCCCCCATCAAGAAGAAACGCCCCCCTGTGAAGGAGGAAGACTTGAAGGGGGCCCGAGGGAACCTGGCCAAGAACCAGGAGATCAAGTCTAAGACCTACCAGGTCATGCGGGAGTGTG AGCAAGCTGGTTCTGTCGCCCCGTCGGTGTTCAGCCGCACCCGGACTGGCACCGAGACCGTCTTTGAGAAGCCCAAAGCCGGACCGGCCAAGAGCGTCTTTGGCTGA